One Methanobacterium sp. genomic region harbors:
- a CDS encoding flavin reductase family protein, with protein sequence MKKSIGAKTIVYPTPVFIVGTYDENRKPNAMNVAWGGISCSSPPCVSISVREATYTHGNILDKKAFTVNIPSESHIKEADYFGIVSGKNEDKFVSTGLTPVKSELVDAPYIKEFPLILECKLVNTTELGLHTHFTGEIMDVKVDENLIDNGNPDIEQIKPFLYDPSSRSYYSIGNHLEKAFSVGKDIKS encoded by the coding sequence ATGAAAAAATCAATTGGTGCAAAAACGATTGTATATCCCACTCCTGTTTTTATAGTTGGAACTTATGATGAAAATAGGAAACCAAATGCTATGAACGTTGCATGGGGAGGAATATCATGTTCCAGCCCACCTTGTGTTTCCATTTCAGTAAGAGAAGCTACTTATACCCATGGAAATATTCTAGATAAAAAAGCTTTTACAGTAAATATTCCCTCTGAAAGTCACATTAAAGAAGCAGATTATTTTGGGATTGTGTCTGGAAAAAATGAAGATAAATTTGTCTCGACAGGGTTAACACCTGTTAAAAGCGAACTTGTAGATGCCCCTTACATCAAAGAGTTTCCTCTTATTTTAGAATGTAAACTTGTTAACACAACTGAACTAGGATTACACACCCACTTTACAGGCGAAATAATGGATGTAAAAGTGGATGAAAATTTAATTGATAATGGAAATCCTGACATAGAACAAATTAAGCCATTTTTATACGATCCTTCATCCAGATCATATTATAGTATTGGTAACCATCTTGAAAAAGCATTTTCGGTAGGAAAAGATATAAAAAGTTGA
- a CDS encoding pseudomurein-binding repeat-containing protein gives MFLAILVILSIALFSSCGIYATNETQEAGNTTNLTIEQATSTITNSSTNETSTDALKSTSNENTTNISNSSTSNSTTSTNKSTVNSTAAAGGNSYSNVHGIWVNTADALKLNVTALKNEGITDIFVKCNIYSSPTYKTILTKIVNMFKGSGIRVNAWVTCFLDANGNWINPAGTTYTYTVKVTKKVAVKTSYKSWYKHWYKSWYKHWYKSWYKFKKHWYYKWKYTWKYTWKYAWKYVWKTKTTYKTVTTTQTKTGINTTHNDQVVNAIVDMVKNYGVDGVNLDYIRYPGTAYKYSNGTATITSFVKRVYNSVKAVNKQAAVSADLMPEGSANAYYYGQDYAQLAKYLDFIVPMVYKGNYGYNSSVGTSSSGKNGTDWIGSAISYIVSKSGDTPVVAGLQTYRSDKNVTAIPASELQNDIDAAINNGSSGYVLFRYGLIDKNFLYNPTTSEQDSNTTDNTNSSSTVITKFTIKQIQNASASVKSFIESNNRLPNYVTIGTSQVTMAQFLQLLATSLLQINSGTSTSISLGNINSPANSTGDYIYGNINKTEYLSIAKNIKTFIDSNKVAPTYASSSLGKVQYETLIYMFSKILNYYNTNGRLPNYVSVDSTVANPESYSIPSSLQQYLQATTNCQVTSSSIKSLAASITSSKTSVYDKAVAIFNWVRDNIGYSFYYNTKYGAVGTLNAKTGNCVDTAHLLIALERAAGIPARYEHVYAQFSSGNWYGHVIAQVYVNGKWYNADATSSSNTFGVIKNWNTATATYYGTYATLPF, from the coding sequence TTGTTTTTAGCAATACTAGTCATACTTAGTATAGCTTTATTCAGTTCATGCGGTATATACGCCACCAATGAAACCCAAGAAGCAGGAAACACAACTAATTTAACTATAGAACAAGCGACATCCACAATAACAAACTCATCAACAAATGAAACTTCAACAGACGCATTAAAATCAACATCAAACGAAAATACTACCAATATCTCCAATTCATCAACAAGCAACAGTACAACAAGTACTAATAAATCCACAGTAAACTCCACTGCTGCAGCTGGAGGAAACAGCTACAGCAACGTACATGGTATTTGGGTCAATACAGCTGATGCATTGAAGCTCAATGTAACTGCTCTAAAAAATGAAGGGATTACTGACATATTTGTTAAATGTAACATTTATTCCAGCCCTACATACAAGACTATCCTTACCAAAATCGTTAACATGTTTAAAGGCAGTGGAATACGGGTAAATGCATGGGTAACATGCTTTTTAGATGCAAACGGTAACTGGATTAATCCAGCAGGTACCACCTACACTTATACTGTGAAGGTAACTAAAAAAGTTGCAGTAAAAACGTCATACAAATCATGGTACAAACACTGGTACAAATCATGGTACAAACACTGGTACAAATCATGGTATAAATTCAAAAAACACTGGTACTATAAATGGAAGTATACCTGGAAATATACCTGGAAATATGCTTGGAAATACGTCTGGAAGACTAAAACAACATATAAAACTGTAACTACTACTCAAACAAAAACAGGTATAAATACAACCCATAATGACCAGGTCGTAAATGCAATTGTAGATATGGTCAAAAATTATGGAGTAGACGGCGTTAACCTTGATTACATACGTTATCCCGGAACAGCTTATAAATATTCAAACGGCACAGCAACCATTACCTCTTTCGTTAAAAGAGTTTACAATTCAGTGAAGGCAGTCAATAAACAAGCGGCAGTTTCAGCAGACCTGATGCCTGAAGGCTCAGCGAATGCATATTATTATGGTCAAGATTATGCTCAACTTGCAAAATACCTTGATTTTATAGTTCCAATGGTTTACAAAGGAAATTATGGGTATAATAGCTCTGTAGGTACTAGCAGCAGTGGAAAAAATGGTACTGATTGGATAGGCTCAGCTATATCATACATAGTTAGTAAATCAGGTGATACGCCAGTTGTAGCAGGTTTACAGACTTACCGTTCAGACAAAAATGTAACAGCAATACCAGCAAGTGAATTACAAAACGACATAGATGCAGCAATAAACAATGGATCATCAGGATACGTACTATTTAGATATGGATTAATAGATAAGAACTTCCTATATAACCCAACTACCAGCGAACAAGACAGCAATACAACAGATAACACAAACAGCAGTTCTACGGTAATTACAAAATTTACCATAAAACAAATCCAAAATGCTTCAGCAAGTGTCAAATCATTTATTGAATCCAATAACAGGCTACCAAATTATGTAACAATTGGTACAAGCCAGGTTACAATGGCTCAATTCTTACAACTGTTAGCTACAAGTTTACTGCAAATCAACAGCGGAACAAGTACATCAATATCACTAGGAAACATAAATAGCCCTGCAAATTCAACTGGAGACTACATATACGGAAACATAAATAAAACAGAATATCTAAGCATTGCCAAGAACATAAAAACATTCATAGATTCAAACAAAGTAGCTCCTACTTATGCATCAAGCTCTTTAGGAAAAGTTCAGTATGAAACTCTAATCTACATGTTTTCAAAAATACTCAATTATTACAATACAAACGGCAGACTACCAAATTATGTTTCAGTAGATTCCACAGTTGCAAACCCTGAATCTTATTCCATACCTTCATCATTACAGCAGTACCTTCAAGCAACAACAAACTGCCAGGTGACAAGTTCAAGTATCAAATCACTGGCAGCATCGATAACAAGCAGCAAAACATCAGTGTACGATAAAGCAGTGGCAATATTCAACTGGGTACGAGACAACATTGGTTATTCATTTTACTACAACACCAAATATGGTGCTGTCGGCACTTTGAATGCTAAAACTGGGAACTGTGTTGATACAGCTCATTTACTAATCGCTCTTGAAAGGGCTGCAGGAATACCAGCACGATACGAGCATGTTTATGCCCAGTTCTCAAGTGGTAACTGGTACGGACACGTTATTGCTCAAGTATACGTGAACGGTAAATGGTACAATGCAGATGCAACCAGCTCCAGCAACACTTTCGGCGTTATAAAAAATTGGAATACCGCAACAGCTACATACTACGGCACATATGCTACACTGCCTTTCTAG
- a CDS encoding Ig-like domain-containing protein, which produces MCSVSTISAGSDLTAPTIKSTDPTNKATNVAVNKAIKVTFSESIKKGTGWIELKTSSGKSVAVTTSISGNVLTITPKSSLTKGTTYVLYVHSGSVTDLSGNKYVYSGSKTFKTDNTAPTIKSTDPTNKATNIAVNKAIKVTFSESIKKGTGWIDLISSSGKNISTTTSISGNTLTVTPKSNLTKGTTYVLYVHSGSVTDLSGNKYVYSGSKTFKTVSATVSASSTTSSALQQYLVATSNCQVTNSAIKAKAAAITKGKTTTYAKAVAIYNWVRDNLGYSFYYNTKYGAAGTLSKMTGNCCDTAHLLVALERAAGIPARYEHVYAKFSSGNWYGHVIAQVYVNGKWYNADGTSYSNSFGVIKNWNTATAKVYGTYASLPF; this is translated from the coding sequence TTGTGCAGCGTATCTACTATTAGTGCAGGTTCTGATTTAACTGCACCAACTATAAAAAGCACAGACCCCACAAATAAAGCAACAAACGTAGCAGTCAACAAAGCAATCAAAGTAACATTCAGCGAATCCATAAAAAAAGGAACAGGATGGATAGAACTAAAAACCAGCAGTGGAAAATCAGTAGCAGTTACAACAAGCATCAGCGGTAACGTATTGACCATAACACCCAAAAGCAGCCTAACTAAAGGAACAACATACGTATTATACGTACATTCAGGAAGCGTCACAGACTTATCAGGAAACAAATACGTATACTCCGGAAGCAAAACCTTCAAAACAGACAACACAGCACCCACCATAAAAAGTACAGACCCCACAAACAAAGCAACAAACATAGCAGTCAACAAAGCAATCAAAGTAACATTCAGCGAATCCATAAAAAAAGGAACAGGATGGATAGACCTAATAAGCAGTTCGGGAAAGAACATATCAACAACTACTTCCATAAGCGGTAACACATTAACAGTAACACCCAAAAGCAACCTAACTAAAGGAACAACATACGTATTATACGTACATTCAGGAAGCGTCACAGACTTATCAGGAAACAAATACGTATACTCCGGAAGCAAAACCTTCAAAACTGTTTCTGCAACAGTATCAGCGTCCAGCACAACAAGTTCTGCACTGCAGCAATACCTGGTGGCCACATCAAACTGTCAGGTAACTAACTCAGCAATTAAAGCAAAAGCTGCAGCGATAACAAAGGGTAAAACTACAACATATGCTAAAGCTGTGGCAATTTATAACTGGGTAAGGGATAACTTAGGTTATTCATTCTACTACAACACCAAATATGGGGCTGCAGGTACTCTTTCTAAAATGACAGGGAATTGTTGCGATACAGCTCACCTGTTAGTTGCTCTTGAGAGAGCTGCAGGAATTCCTGCACGATATGAGCATGTTTATGCTAAATTCTCAAGCGGTAACTGGTACGGACACGTTATTGCTCAAGTATACGTGAACGGTAAATGGTACAATGCAGATGGAACCAGTTACAGTAACTCTTTTGGTGTTATAAAAAATTGGAACACTGCAACTGCAAAAGTATACGGCACATATGCTTCACTGCCTTTTTAG
- a CDS encoding Ig-like domain-containing protein, with the protein MLSINSISAATETGNTTNNSEQNITSNVTNSSNTTIQNYMDTVNTTNSSNTTIQKSTEAAGGTSYSKVKAVWIPSDYVSSLNVTALQNLGITDVFVKSNLISTPSYSSVLTAILQKLKGTNIRVHAWITCFKDTNGDWIDPANKTQQDFLINSITSIVKNYNISGINLDYVRYSGSGSNTAGESGTATITAFVQLVYNTVKSINSSVAVSADLMPEGSANAYYYGQNYTQLAQYLDFLVPMIYKGNYGYNSSVGTSSSGKNGTSWIASTVAYIVSQSNGTPVIGGLQTYRSDKNVTAIPASELQNDIDAAINNGSSGYALFRYGLINSSFGMDSTIPTVKSIDPTNNSVNVPINKVIKVTFSEPIKAGTLSIYVKTSSTGKYVPITTSISSNVLTITLNSNLTKGTTYNIILNACSITDLAGNALKTYTTKFTTDKTAPAVKSIDPTNNSVNIPINKVIKVTFSEPIKAGTLSIYLKNLKTGKYVTITKKISSNILTITPAISLTKATLYYVALNAGSITDLAGNAIKSYTTKFTTDKTAPIIKSIDPSNNSANIAINKVIKVTFSEPIKAGTLSIRVKNLKTGKYISIAKKISGNTLTIKPTSTLTKATQYSVILNAGSITDLAGNAIKSYTTKFTTDKTAPIIKSIDPSNNSANIAINKVIKVTFNEPVKAGTLSIKLKNLKTGTYVSITKTISGNTLTIKPTSTLTKATQYSVILNAGSITDLAGNAIKSYTTKFTTDSTAPTVKSIDPSNNSANVPLGKVIKVTFSESIKAGTLGVGVKDLTGKYIPITTSISGNVLTITPKSNLTNGTLYYIILNASSVTDLAGNALKPYNTQFTTNGTIFTITQINAAAASVKSYIETNNRLPNYVTIGTSQVKMPQFLQLLATSLLQINKKTNTFMIPGNINAPASPTGSYMYGNIVLTEYLSIAQNIQNYINSNNCAPNYMTSSLGNIQYESLVYIYSKILNYYKTNGALPNYVLVDSSVTNTAIPSELQQYLQATTNCQVTNSQIQALAKSITSGKTSTYDKAVAIFNWVRDKLGYSFYYNTKYGAVGTLNAKTGNCVDTAHLLIALERDAGIPARYEHVYAQFSSGNWYGHVIAQVWVNGKWYNVDATSYSNSFGIIKNWNTSTATYKGTYATLPF; encoded by the coding sequence ATGCTCAGCATAAACAGCATATCTGCCGCTACAGAAACTGGAAATACAACTAATAACAGTGAACAGAATATAACTTCAAATGTAACAAACTCCAGCAACACAACAATTCAAAATTATATGGATACTGTCAATACAACAAATTCCAGCAACACAACAATTCAAAAATCTACAGAAGCTGCTGGTGGAACCTCATACTCTAAAGTGAAAGCAGTATGGATACCCAGTGACTATGTAAGCAGTTTAAACGTTACAGCACTGCAAAACTTAGGAATTACGGATGTATTCGTTAAATCTAACTTAATTTCTACTCCATCCTATTCAAGTGTCTTAACCGCTATTTTACAGAAATTAAAAGGTACTAATATAAGAGTTCACGCATGGATCACGTGTTTCAAGGATACAAACGGTGACTGGATTGATCCCGCAAATAAAACTCAACAAGATTTTTTAATTAACAGTATCACAAGCATTGTAAAAAATTACAACATAAGCGGAATTAACCTGGATTATGTAAGATATTCTGGATCAGGGAGTAATACAGCTGGTGAAAGTGGAACAGCAACAATAACTGCATTCGTGCAACTAGTTTATAATACAGTTAAATCCATCAATTCATCAGTCGCAGTTTCAGCAGACCTGATGCCTGAAGGCTCAGCGAATGCATATTACTATGGTCAAAATTACACTCAACTTGCACAGTATCTCGATTTTCTAGTTCCAATGATCTACAAAGGTAACTACGGATATAATAGTTCTGTAGGTACTAGCAGCAGTGGGAAAAATGGCACATCCTGGATAGCCTCAACAGTGGCATATATAGTTAGCCAGAGTAATGGAACTCCAGTTATAGGTGGTTTACAGACTTACCGTTCAGACAAGAATGTAACAGCAATACCTGCAAGTGAATTACAAAACGACATAGATGCAGCAATAAACAATGGATCATCAGGATACGCATTATTCAGATATGGGCTGATTAACAGTAGTTTTGGCATGGACAGTACCATACCTACAGTCAAAAGCATAGACCCAACAAACAACTCCGTAAACGTACCAATCAACAAAGTAATTAAAGTCACTTTCAGCGAACCAATAAAAGCAGGGACACTCTCAATATACGTTAAAACTTCATCTACTGGAAAATACGTACCTATAACTACTTCAATCAGCAGTAATGTTTTAACCATAACCCTAAACAGCAATTTAACTAAAGGAACGACATACAACATAATCTTAAATGCATGTAGTATAACTGACCTGGCAGGAAATGCGCTAAAAACATACACAACCAAATTCACAACCGACAAGACAGCACCGGCTGTCAAAAGCATAGACCCAACAAACAACTCAGTAAACATACCAATCAACAAAGTAATTAAGGTCACTTTCAGCGAACCAATAAAAGCAGGAACATTGTCAATATACCTTAAAAACTTAAAAACAGGAAAATATGTGACAATAACTAAAAAAATCAGCAGTAATATCTTAACAATAACACCCGCCATCAGTTTAACCAAAGCGACATTATACTATGTAGCACTGAATGCAGGAAGCATAACCGACCTGGCAGGAAATGCAATAAAATCATACACAACCAAATTCACAACCGACAAGACAGCACCGATTATTAAAAGCATTGATCCCTCAAATAACTCTGCAAACATAGCAATTAACAAAGTAATTAAAGTCACTTTCAGCGAACCAATAAAAGCAGGAACACTATCAATAAGGGTTAAAAATCTAAAAACAGGAAAATATATTTCAATAGCTAAAAAAATCAGCGGGAACACCCTAACAATAAAACCAACTAGCACCCTAACTAAAGCAACACAATATTCAGTGATATTGAACGCAGGAAGCATAACCGACCTGGCAGGAAATGCAATAAAATCATATACAACCAAATTCACAACCGACAAGACAGCACCGATTATTAAAAGCATTGATCCCTCAAATAACTCTGCAAACATAGCAATTAACAAAGTAATTAAAGTTACATTCAACGAGCCGGTAAAAGCAGGAACACTATCAATAAAACTCAAAAATCTAAAAACAGGAACCTACGTGTCAATAACCAAAACGATCAGCGGGAACACCCTAACAATAAAACCAACTAGCACCCTAACTAAAGCAACACAATATTCAGTAATATTGAACGCAGGAAGCATAACCGACCTGGCAGGAAATGCAATAAAATCATATACAACCAAATTTACTACTGATTCTACAGCGCCAACCGTTAAAAGCATAGACCCATCAAATAACAGCGCAAACGTGCCCCTTGGCAAAGTGATTAAAGTTACATTCAGTGAATCAATAAAAGCAGGGACACTTGGAGTAGGGGTTAAAGACCTGACAGGGAAATATATACCCATAACTACCTCAATTAGTGGCAATGTTCTAACAATAACTCCAAAAAGTAATTTAACCAATGGAACACTGTATTATATAATATTGAACGCAAGTAGTGTAACTGACCTGGCAGGAAACGCATTAAAACCATATAATACCCAATTCACCACCAATGGAACAATATTTACTATAACACAGATCAATGCAGCAGCAGCAAGTGTCAAATCATACATCGAAACCAACAACAGGCTACCCAATTATGTAACAATTGGTACAAGCCAGGTTAAAATGCCCCAGTTCTTACAACTGTTAGCTACAAGTTTACTGCAAATCAACAAAAAAACAAATACATTCATGATACCTGGAAATATAAATGCTCCTGCAAGCCCAACTGGAAGTTATATGTATGGAAATATAGTTTTAACCGAATATTTAAGCATTGCACAGAATATCCAGAATTATATAAATTCAAATAACTGTGCACCTAACTACATGACAAGTTCACTAGGAAATATTCAGTATGAATCATTGGTTTACATATACTCCAAGATACTCAACTATTACAAAACAAATGGCGCACTACCAAATTATGTTTTAGTAGATTCATCAGTTACAAATACAGCAATACCCTCTGAATTACAGCAGTACCTTCAAGCAACAACAAACTGCCAGGTAACCAATTCACAAATTCAAGCACTGGCAAAATCAATAACAAGCGGTAAAACTTCTACCTATGACAAAGCAGTGGCAATATTTAACTGGGTAAGGGACAAATTAGGCTATTCCTTCTATTACAACACCAAATATGGTGCTGTCGGCACTTTGAATGCTAAAACTGGGAACTGTGTTGATACAGCTCATTTACTAATAGCTCTTGAAAGGGATGCAGGAATACCAGCACGGTACGAACACGTTTATGCCCAGTTCTCAAGTGGTAACTGGTACGGACACGTTATTGCACAAGTTTGGGTTAATGGTAAATGGTACAATGTAGATGCAACCAGCTACAGCAATTCTTTCGGCATTATTAAAAACTGGAATACTTCGACAGCTACATACAAAGGCACATATGCCACACTGCCTTTTTAA
- a CDS encoding adenosine-specific kinase — protein sequence MKFETKIVKLEAPEDCNLILGQSHFIKTVEDLHEAIVNTVPGVEFGLAFSEASGDCLVRKSGNDESLTKLAADKMFELGCGHSFLIFLKNAYPINVIQRIMNVPEVVNIYCATANPVQVIVAETKQGRGILSIIDGFKPKGIESKDDEEYRKNFLREFGYKF from the coding sequence ATGAAATTTGAAACTAAAATAGTAAAATTAGAAGCTCCAGAGGATTGCAACTTAATTTTAGGCCAGAGCCACTTCATAAAAACAGTTGAAGACCTTCATGAAGCCATTGTAAATACGGTGCCCGGCGTTGAATTCGGACTTGCATTTAGTGAGGCTTCAGGAGATTGTTTGGTAAGAAAATCAGGTAATGATGAATCACTTACTAAGCTTGCAGCAGATAAGATGTTTGAACTTGGATGTGGCCATTCATTTTTAATATTTCTTAAAAATGCATACCCAATCAACGTTATACAGCGTATAATGAACGTACCCGAAGTTGTAAACATTTACTGTGCAACTGCAAATCCTGTCCAGGTAATAGTTGCTGAAACTAAGCAGGGGAGAGGCATATTAAGTATAATAGACGGTTTTAAGCCTAAAGGAATTGAAAGTAAGGACGATGAAG
- a CDS encoding Ig-like domain-containing protein: protein MLISISDISATSATVNSTSYSSTTDLTAPTIKSTDPTNKATNVAINKALKVTFSESIKKGTGWIELKTSSGKSVAVTTSISGNVLTITPKSSLTKGTTYVLYVHSGSVTDLSGNKYIYSGSKTFKTDNTAPTIKSTSPTNKATNVIINKAIKVTFSESIKTGTLWIELKNSAGKSVSITKSISGNTLTITPKSSLTKGTTYVLYVHSGSVTDLSGNKYIYSGSKTFKTDGTSPTIKSTDPTNNAVNIAVNKAIKVTFSESIKAGTIWIELKNSAGNAISFTTSIISNVLTITPKSNLTPGTKYTLLIHSGTVTDLSGNKYVYAGSKTFRTKSENMQAVWLPSSYVTYNTLNVTQLTKMGITDVFVKVSQTNYKSVLTSIFSKVSGTGIKIHAWITCFYYNGSWINPQKNTTYVTSLISFISSVTKYSVNGKNLDGIHLDYVRYPGTAYKYTGATATITSFVQKVYNTVKAINSSVTVSAALMPEGSVNAYYYGQNYTQLSNYLDFLVPMIYKGNYGYNSSTGTNSKGSSGTNWIASTVAYIVSQSNGKPVIAGLQTYRSDNNVTAISASELQNDINAAMSNGASGYVLFRYGLIDGDL from the coding sequence GTGCTGATTAGTATAAGTGATATATCTGCCACCAGCGCAACAGTAAACTCAACAAGTTATAGTTCAACTACGGATTTAACTGCACCAACTATAAAAAGCACAGACCCCACAAATAAAGCAACAAACGTAGCAATTAACAAAGCACTCAAAGTAACATTCAGCGAATCCATAAAAAAAGGAACAGGATGGATAGAACTAAAAACCAGCAGTGGAAAATCAGTAGCAGTTACAACAAGCATCAGCGGTAACGTATTGACCATAACACCCAAAAGCAGCCTAACCAAAGGAACAACATACGTATTATACGTACATTCAGGAAGCGTCACAGACTTATCAGGAAACAAATACATATATTCAGGAAGCAAAACCTTCAAAACAGACAACACAGCACCCACCATAAAAAGTACCAGCCCTACAAATAAAGCAACAAATGTAATAATTAACAAAGCAATCAAAGTAACATTCAGCGAATCCATAAAAACAGGGACTTTATGGATAGAACTAAAAAACAGCGCCGGAAAAAGCGTGTCAATTACCAAATCAATCAGCGGTAACACATTAACAATAACACCCAAAAGCAGCCTAACCAAAGGAACAACATACGTATTATACGTACATTCAGGAAGCGTCACAGACTTATCAGGAAACAAATACATATATTCAGGAAGCAAAACCTTCAAAACAGACGGCACATCACCCACCATAAAAAGCACAGACCCCACAAACAACGCAGTAAACATAGCAGTTAACAAAGCAATCAAAGTAACATTCAGCGAATCCATAAAAGCTGGAACCATATGGATAGAACTAAAAAACAGTGCAGGGAATGCAATCTCATTTACAACAAGCATCATTAGTAACGTACTAACAATAACGCCCAAAAGCAATCTAACCCCCGGAACTAAGTACACATTACTCATACATTCTGGAACTGTAACAGATTTATCAGGGAATAAATACGTGTATGCCGGAAGCAAAACCTTCAGGACTAAATCTGAAAATATGCAGGCGGTTTGGTTACCATCGTCATATGTGACTTATAATACTCTAAACGTGACCCAATTAACAAAAATGGGCATCACCGATGTATTCGTAAAAGTCAGCCAAACCAATTATAAAAGCGTGCTTACATCTATTTTCAGCAAAGTCTCAGGAACAGGAATAAAGATACATGCATGGATCACATGTTTTTATTATAATGGATCATGGATCAACCCTCAAAAAAATACGACATACGTTACTAGTTTAATCAGCTTCATTTCAAGTGTTACAAAATACAGTGTAAACGGGAAAAATTTAGATGGAATACATCTAGATTATGTAAGATATCCGGGTACTGCTTACAAATATACGGGTGCAACAGCCACAATAACCTCATTTGTTCAAAAAGTCTATAACACAGTGAAAGCAATCAATTCATCAGTCACAGTTTCAGCAGCACTAATGCCCGAAGGCTCAGTAAATGCTTATTATTATGGTCAAAATTACACTCAACTCTCAAATTACCTCGATTTCTTAGTACCGATGATCTACAAAGGAAATTACGGATACAACAGTTCAACAGGAACTAACAGTAAAGGGTCAAGTGGTACAAATTGGATAGCTTCAACAGTAGCATATATAGTTAGCCAAAGTAATGGAAAGCCAGTTATAGCTGGTTTACAAACATATCGTTCGGATAATAACGTGACAGCAATATCTGCAAGTGAATTACAAAACGACATAAATGCGGCGATGAGCAACGGTGCATCAGGATATGTATTATTCCGATACGGATTAATAGACGGTGACTTATAG